The Helicobacter sp. 12S02232-10 genome contains the following window.
AATAAAACGCTTATAAAGATAATATGAGCCAAGTAACCACAAAACAGGCAATAGAGAAATCCCCAAAAAAGGTGCATTTTGACTTGTGATATGCATAATCAAAAAATAAATTCCAACCCCTGAAAGAATATAAATATAAGACATATTTTTATGAAATCTAGGATTGGCAATCCCAAATAAGGGAATCAAAAATACACTTACAAGAGGAAAAACAGATGTCATTATCGCCTGCGCAAATCTTCTTGCTTGAGAAGAATCTCCTTTAAATGCACTTTTCCAATAATTAATCAAATCATAAGAACTCATTTTCAATGCACCAGTTTCATTCTTGAGATTCATTTGTTTAAAATCAACCTTTTTAATTTCTCCATTTTGTGCAAAATAAGCATCTCCGTCATATAAATTTAATTCAAAAATCCCGCCTTTATTATTTACTGCACCACTTTGAGCAACAATAAAGCTTTCTTGAGAAAGTCCATCGTTTGAAAAAAGCACAAGATGATCATAATGATTGTGATTGGCCTTATCCACATACACCAGCCAATCCCCTAATTTTTGACCAAATTCTCCAGGTCTGATATTGATATCAACTTTATTTTTTTTCTCAGCAACAAAATCCGAATAAGCACTTTTAGACAGAGGAATCATCACTAAAGAAAACATTAATAAAACAATACTGACAAGCAAACTGACGGGGACAAAAATCTGCAAAATCTTTTTAGGAGAAATTCCAAGAGAAAAAAATACCAGCAACTCATAATCATATGAAAGCCTTGAAAGTCCCAAAACACACGATGCAAAAAAAGTAATTGGAATGATAAAAAAAACAGTTCCGGGCAAAGAATATAAAAATAATTGAGCCAAATCCAAAACGCCCATTTTTACAACCAAAGTAACGCCTGCTATACCAATGAGCAAGACAATGGAGGCGATAAAAAACAATACCAAAAAAAACGGAAAAAAAATCTGTGAAATCGCTAAAAAAACATACCGCTTAACCATTATAAACCTCTAGAAAAAATCCAAAAAATAATCCCAAAACAATAAAAGTAATCAAAGGAATTTTTACAATCTTTTTGGAAAACAATCTCAAAAATAACCCCCAAGCACTTGCAAAAACACAGCCCACAAATATCCCACTCAAAGCATCATTAATCCCAAATAAAAATCCGCTTGAAGCGATAAAAACAATATCCCCTTCCCCTAAAACTTCACGCTTAAAAATCATATCTCCAAATATTCTCAATACTGCAAACAGCCCTGCCAAACCAAATCCATCAAGCAATTTATTCACAAATAGCGCTCCATTGCCCTCAAAAAATACAACACCAAAAATCACAATAAAAAATAACCCAAAATTCATCCAATCAGGCACAGCTAACTTTTTAAGATCAACCAACGCCAAAAGCAACATCAAAGAAAAAACCGCCATTGCCCAAAAACGAAAGATTCCCTGATAAAAAAACCCAACACCCAATCCCAAAAATAAAAGCAATGCAAGCACAAAGACACAAAAAGACATTAGATCAAAAACATCGCGACAATGCTTATCAAATCTAGTAATCCCAAAAATCCCCCACCCCAAGATTATTACAGCCAAAACAGTCATATCAAGACTATTTGGGGAAAGAAAGAAATATAAAAGATTATTTCCCTCAAAAATAAGCAGATCTGATTCCATCACCGCATCACGCCATCTACAACCGGCACAAACAAGCATTTTTCAAGAATTTCAGGGGCTTGGAGCTGATTATTTTTTTTGCGATAACGTTTAATCACTTGAGAACCGCCTTCCAAAACCGGAGCTACAAGCAACCCGCCTTCTTCAAGTTGATCGGCAACGGCTTGAGGAATATCGCTTATACAAGCCGAAAATAAAATCCTATCATAAGGACCAAAAGCAGCCCAACCTCTTTGCCCATCATCAAGCTTTGTATTGATATTGCTCACACCTGATTTTCTGATCCTTTCTTTTGCCTCCAAAAGAAGTTTTTCAATGCGTTCTATCGAAAACACTCTGCGAAACAATTTTGAAAGAACCATCGCTTGATAGCCACTTCCACAACCTATCTCAAGCACACTATCAGCACCTTCAGGCATTAAATATTGAGTCATCTTTGCAACCGTCAAAGGGGAGCTAATCCATTGATCTGCACCCATCGGAAGAGCATCTAAATTATAAGCTAAATGCTTCAGAGAAGAAGGTACAAAAAGCTCACGATCAATGCTAGCAATAGCTGTTCGAACATTTTCTTCAAGAGGAAACTGCTTAGCAATTTCCTCACACATCAAATGACTTTTGATTTTAAACATTTTTTAATTCCAAACCAATGTGAATATATTTTCTCATTTTATTGACTTCATTTAAATCCGCTTCCAAAGAAACGATTTCCCTACCATCATCTTTATAAACCAAACCATAGGGGGTAATGATTGCGCTACCTTTTGCCATCTGATCGTTTGCACTATCACTTGCAACCACAAAAGC
Protein-coding sequences here:
- a CDS encoding LptF/LptG family permease, whose amino-acid sequence is MVKRYVFLAISQIFFPFFLVLFFIASIVLLIGIAGVTLVVKMGVLDLAQLFLYSLPGTVFFIIPITFFASCVLGLSRLSYDYELLVFFSLGISPKKILQIFVPVSLLVSIVLLMFSLVMIPLSKSAYSDFVAEKKNKVDINIRPGEFGQKLGDWLVYVDKANHNHYDHLVLFSNDGLSQESFIVAQSGAVNNKGGIFELNLYDGDAYFAQNGEIKKVDFKQMNLKNETGALKMSSYDLINYWKSAFKGDSSQARRFAQAIMTSVFPLVSVFLIPLFGIANPRFHKNMSYIYILSGVGIYFLIMHITSQNAPFLGISLLPVLWLLGSYYLYKRFILKFY
- a CDS encoding prepilin peptidase; amino-acid sequence: MESDLLIFEGNNLLYFFLSPNSLDMTVLAVIILGWGIFGITRFDKHCRDVFDLMSFCVFVLALLLFLGLGVGFFYQGIFRFWAMAVFSLMLLLALVDLKKLAVPDWMNFGLFFIVIFGVVFFEGNGALFVNKLLDGFGLAGLFAVLRIFGDMIFKREVLGEGDIVFIASSGFLFGINDALSGIFVGCVFASAWGLFLRLFSKKIVKIPLITFIVLGLFFGFFLEVYNG
- a CDS encoding protein-L-isoaspartate(D-aspartate) O-methyltransferase — protein: MFKIKSHLMCEEIAKQFPLEENVRTAIASIDRELFVPSSLKHLAYNLDALPMGADQWISSPLTVAKMTQYLMPEGADSVLEIGCGSGYQAMVLSKLFRRVFSIERIEKLLLEAKERIRKSGVSNINTKLDDGQRGWAAFGPYDRILFSACISDIPQAVADQLEEGGLLVAPVLEGGSQVIKRYRKKNNQLQAPEILEKCLFVPVVDGVMR